GCGCGCCGCTGATCGTGCGCGGCTTCAAGCAGACGATCGCCTGCTCCGCGCCGGAGGCGATCTTCGCGGACCTGGCGCTGCTGGCTGAGGCGCCGCAGGCCATGATCGCCGCCGGCCTTGGCGACATGCTCGGCAAGCATACCTCGCTTACCGATTGGCGGCTTGGCCGCCTGCTGCTGGATGAGCACTACTGCGAGCTGTGTGCTCGTCTGACGCTAGAAGCCGTGGAGCTATGCACAGCTCATATCAATGAGATCGCGCAGCGGACCGATCTCGGCATGCGCAAGCTGATGGAGGGCCTCCTGCTGTCGGGCCTCTCCATGCTGCTGATCGGCCATTCGCGGCCGGCCTCAGGGGCAGAGCACCATCTCTCCCATTATTGGGAGATGGTGCTGCTTCAGCAGCGGCGCAGGGCGCTGCTGCACGGGGCCAAGGTCGGCGTCGCGACCTTGCTGATGGCGCAGCGCTATCAGGCGCTGCTGAGCGTGACCCCCGGCGAGGCGGCAGAGCGACTCGCCAATGGCGCCGTCCCCGGCAGGGAGTCGGATGCGCAGCGCATCCGGCTGGCCTACGGGGACATGGCGGAGCAGGTCATCGCCGAGAATTTCCCGGCCGATGGGCCTGTCCTGGATGCGCGCGGGCTGAAGGCGCGCATCGCGGAGCAGTGGGGCGATGTGCTGGACATCGCCCGCGCGGTTCCTGCACCGGAGCAGCTGAGGCAGTGGCTCAGCGAGGTGCAGGGACCGGTCACGGCAGACCAGCTGGGCGTGGAGCCGGAACTGGTCGAGGCTTCGCTGCGGGATGCGCTGTTTGTGCGGGCCCGCTTTACGATTTTGCGCTTGCAGCGGCTGCTGTAGGTGTTCATCAAAGCGTGCTGGCACCGGCGTGAGACGTATGAGAAGTCTAGAGCAGCTTCGCTATGGTTTATATACGGTGATTTCGACCGTTAATTGAAGTAGGTACTTACTTGCACTTGTTTGCACTTGCTTGGTACTTGTACTTGTCCGCGCTGCTATAGCAGGGCGTGAGTGATAGATGAAGAATGCGGCTGGAGCCGGATGGCGTATGTGCCTGGTTCCGGCCGCATTTTGTTTTTTTTGCCACATCAATATGAATTTCTTCATCTATCTACGCCAAGATACCTTATCCTTCATTATGTGATTAATCTTTACGCAGGGGAAAAAATTTCGGGAAACTTATCCTTCGTGGGCGCATAGGATTGTAATACACTATTCACCATCACGAGCTGACCTGCTATCTATAGGCGGCAGTAAAGGAGGTACCCATGGACATATTCAAAAGGATTACCGAACATCGTACAGAGAAGGATAAGTTGGCCTGGACTGGAACGTTCGCGGAGTACATAGAATTAATGCGTCAAAATCCCGGTTTGGCAAGAACGGCTCATTCACGTGTCTATGAAATGATTGCATCCCAGGGGATCGATGACGAAAGCGGTCAAAAATCCTACAAATTTTTCAATCAGGAAATGTTTGGACTCGACCGTGCAATCGAGAAGCTTGTCGAAGAGTATTTTCACTCCGCGGCCCGCAGGTTGGATGTTCGGAAGCGTATTTTGCTGCTGATGGGTCCTGTCAGCGGTGGTAAGTCGACGATTGTCACCATGCTTAAACGGGGGCTTGAACAATTTTCCCGCACCGACCGAGGTGCTGTCTACTCGATTAAAGGGTGCCCGATGCATGAGGAGCCTCTGCATTTGATTCCTCAGGAGCTGCGTCCGGAAATCGAACGCGAGCTTGGGGTCAGAATTGAAGGAACCCTCTGTCCTTCCTGCCAAATGCGCCTTCAAACCGAATACAACGGCTGCATTGAAGATGTGCTCGTGGAGCGCGTATTCATTTCGGAGGAGAACCGTATTGGAATCGGAACCTTCAGTCCATCCGATCCGAAGTCGCAGGATATCGCCGATCTGACGGGGAGTATCGACTTTTCCACCATTACCGAATTCGGCTCTGAATCCGATCCGCGCGCTTATCGCTTTGACGGCGAACTGAACAAGGCAAACCGCGGAATCATGGAGTTCCAGGAGATGCTCAAGTGTGATGAGAAATTCCTGTGGAACCTGCTGTCGTTGACGCAAGAGGGCAACTTCAAGGCAGGCCGTTTCGCATTGATTTCTGCCGATGAGCTCATCATTGCTCACACGAATGAGACGGAGTACAAAGCGTTTATCGCCAATAAGAAAAATGAAGCTTTGCAATCTCGTATGATTGTGATGCCGATCCCTTATAACCTCCGGGTTTCCGATGAAGAAAAAATTTATTATAAGCTTATTGCTCAAAGCGATATGTCTCATATTCATATTGCGCCGCATTCGTTCCGCGTTGCCGCCATTTTCTCTGTGCTTACACGCCTGAAAGAAACGAAGAAGCAGGGTGTCGATCTCGTTAAAAAAATGCGCATGTACGACGGTGAAGCCGTTGAAGGCTATAAGGATGCGGATCTGAAGGAGATGCAGAACGAATTCCTGGAGGAAGGCATGAGCGGTATCGACCCGCGGTATGTCATTAACCGGATTTCAAGCGCCCTTATCCGCCAGGACCTGCAGTGTATCAATGCGCTCGATGTGCTGCGCGCTTTGAAGGACGGTCTGGATCAGCATCCGTCCATCACGAGGGAAGAGCGGGAACGCTACTTGAACTTTATCTCGATTGCCCGTAAGGAGTATGACGATATCGCCAAGAAAGAAGTGCAGAAAGCGTTCGTCTACTCGTTCGAAGATTCAGCGAGAACGCTGTTTGACAACTACTTGGATAATATCGAAGCCTATTGCAACTGGGGTAAAATCAAAGATCCGCTTACCGGTGAAGAAATGGACCCGGACGAAAGGCTCATGCGCTCCATCGAAGAGCAGATCGGTATCTCCGAGAATGCCAAGAAGGCGTTCCGCGAAGAGATTCTTATTCGCATCTCCTCGTATTCCCGCAAGGGCAAAAAATTCGATTACAGCAGCCATGAGCGCTTAAGAGAAGCGATTGAGAAAAAGTTGTTTGCTGACCTCAAGGACATCGTCAAGATCACTACCTCTACGAAAACGCCGGATGAGAAGCAGCTTAAGAAAATCAACGACGTCACCAAGCAGCTTATTGACGAGCACGGCTATTGCCCGGTTTGCGCCAATGAACTGCTCCGATACGTCGGCAGTCTGCTAAATCGATAATGAATGAGAGGCCACTCCTGATGCCGGGAGTGGCTTTTTGACGTTGAGGCCGCCAATCGTTGAGACAGTCTGGCACCCGCCCTGTACATGTCTGCTATAGCGCTAATAATGTCTAACTCTATCAGACTGCAGTACCCTGTCAGAGGAACTATCCATGCTAAAGCTCTTAGCCTTGCCAAAACACACACTGGCTGACGACCGTCATGCAACGCACGCCGCGCGCTGGGAGCTTCGCGCGGTACGGAACCAACGGAGCATAGGCTGCTGCCCAAACTGCCTGTAATTCCTCACCAACCGGGCGTTTGCACATACAGTAGAACTAGGCAGATTTCATTATAATAGAAAGCGAGTGAATGACAGAATGTCAAAACCTGAACATCATGAGCATCGCCCGCCCGTACAAGGTCCACCGGCTGTCACGCATCAGGGAGGCCATGGACACGGTAACTCGTATCATAACAACAACCATGACACTCACGGTACTCCGTATCCTAATAACCATGGCAGCCACAACATTCACGGTGGTCATGGACAATATAGTCTTGGCGAAGGCATTGGCGCGTTGCTTCCCTATGTCGTAGCCCCATACATTTGGAATGCTACTCATCCGCAGCCGTACTATCCATATCCTCCGACTCCTCCTTCGGTCTATCCGCCTGGAGGGTATCCTCCCGCAGGCTATCCGGGGTATCCTTATCCTGCGAACCCCTACTATCCTCCGTATTACAGCGGAGGGGGCGTCTATCCTACAACAGGAACTCCCGGCACCTACACGCCGTAAATAGCAAAACAGCAGCCCTCCTTATTGCAAAGGTGGGCTGCTGCCTTTAGAAACCGGCAGAATCATTTTCACGGTCGTGCCTTGATTGATTTTACTCTGAATTTCCATAGTTCCATGGTGATTCTCAATAATCCGGTAACTGACCATAAGTCCCAGGCCGGTTCCTTTCTCCTTCGTCGTATAGAAAGGCTCACCCAGTCTAGGAAGTCTCTCTTCGGGAATTCCAACCCCAAAGTCTTTGAAAATAATTGCGATTTCATGCTCGCTTTGACGCAGCGCTTCTACATGTATTTCTCCGCCTCCAGGCATCGCATCAATGGAATTGTTCAAAATATTGATGCAAACCTGCTTGATTTGATTCTCATCACAATGGATCGGAGGTAAATTGTCCTCCATGGAGCTGCTGATTTCTACATTATTCAATAGAGCCTGTGAGTTCAGCAAAGCAATCGTACTGTTTAGAACTTCTTTAACATCCTTGGGTTGAAACAAAACTGCCTGTGGCTTGGCAATAACAAGAAATTCACTAACGATAAAATTGATTCGGTCAAGCTCGGATAGCATGATTTCATAGTAATGATTGAATTCGTTGCCCTTCATTTGCAGAAGCTGTACAAACCCTTTTAATGAAGTCAATGGATTTCGAATCTCATGTGCTACACCTGCAGCCAACTGGCCGACAATGGACAGCTTTTCCGATTTAATCAGCATTTCTTCGGAACGCTGCTCTTCCGAGATATCCTTACATATGGCGTAGACCCCGGCAATCTGGTCATTCACAATAATAGGAACGTTAATCACACTAAGTGTAACCGGATGACCGAGCTTGTGTATGAATGAAATGCGGTACGTTTGGGTCTCGCCATTCAGCGATTTTTGAAAGCACAGCTCCCAATGCTCCACATCCTGCTGCACAATCCTATGCTTCATCGTTGTATGCAGCAGCTCCTCTGCCGGGTAGCCGGTAATCCTTTCCGTAGCGGGATTGACACTAAGAAAAGTTCCGTCCGCATCGAACGAACAGATCGCATCCGGATTATTCTCATATAGAGATTTGTACCTTTGTTCGCTCTGCTCCAACAGCTTCTCCGCACGGGTTCTTTCATAAATAGCTTGAATCATGGCATAAGACCGGTGAAACTGGTCGTCGCCGCTCTTTGAGATCAAATCACGCAGCCGCTCATCAGAATCGCTGTCGCGAGGAAACCCTTGGTCCTGCTCCTGATTGGCAATCCGCAGCATTTCCATCACATTCGAAATATGCTCCCGATGAATGCGGGCAGCCGAAGCGGTCTTCACGAGAGGCTTATCAGGAACGCCCAAATAAACGATACCCTTATTGGAATCGTAATCGGTAATATAGTTCATATTGACCAAATTCGATTGGTCGATCAAACGAAACCCGTCTTCGTAGAGCCACTCTTCAAATGCATCTGGCGAGGAGCAATAATGGAACACTTCATCCAGCGTGTGAATGATGTACTCCTTATTACGGATACATTCAATTTTAACAACGTCCTCCGATGAGATAAGCAGTGTCTCCGAGCCGCGTTTGCCGTCCCGAGTCACAGGTATTTTGGGCATAGCTTCAACTCCTGATTCCATTCTTGCTGTATTCTTTCATTATACCTTCTATTTCATAATAATGCTCTCCTAAAATTATTGCGTATACCATCGACACTTTATAGTCAAAAAGTACTATTTATAGGTATTTTACCATGTCAAAGTATAGGCATATTAGTCATCTTATGATACAATTCGAAGGTGAGTGATTGGAGAATATTGTTAGTTCACCATATTCTATGTCGAATATATACGAATGTTGGGATTGAGATTTGAATGATAGATATTCATAATCATATTTTGCCTGAGCTTGACGATGGTTCTATAGATTTAGAGCATTCCATACATATGGCTAGACAAGCAGTGGAACAAGGGATAAGGATCGTCATTGCCACACCTCATCATCAAAATGGGAGATATTCCAATGAGGCTGCGCTAATTGAACAACAAGTGAACTTGCTTCAAGAGGGATTGGATCAGAGGGAAATTCCGCTTCATATATATTCCGGACAAGAAGTAAGGGTATATAACAATTTAATTGAAGACATTGAGCTGAAGAAGATCTGTACACTCAATAATTCTAGATACCTACTGCTAGAATTTCCATCCAATCGTATACCAAGCGGCATACATGAGCTTTTGTATGAATTACAGCTTATGAATCTGAGGCCGATTATTGCTCATCCCGAGAGAAATCGTGAAATAGCCGATAATCCGTTAAAGCTGCTGGAATTGGTTCAATTAGGCGCATTGTCTCAAGTAACCGCTCATTCCATAATTGGTGTGTTTGGTAAACAGATTCAAGCTCTTTCGATTCAACTGTGTAAACATCATTTGGCGCATTTCATCGCTTCAGATGCTCACAATAATCATAATCGTGCTTTCAAGTTGGCAGTTGCATACCAACAGTTGCAGGAAAAGGTAGGACAAGATATCGTTAATTCTTTCCAAAATCATGCCAACAGTATCATCCATGACCTTCCGATCGAGAATCAAAGCCCTGTTTGGACGAAGCCCAAGTGGTTTCAATTTTGGAAGTGAATATAAAGCAATTATTATAATGAGGTGAATGATTAGCATGACAATGAAAAAGAAATTAACAGTAACGACACTGGCTGCTAGCATGGTGTTTGCTTCTGTGGCAGGATTGCCTTTGAGCGGGAAAGGACTTGCTAGCAAGCTTGGCGTTTCTGTTGCTTTTGCTAGCGAGGCGGATTCAGCATATGCAGAAGTAACCGCATTGCATGATGA
This genomic window from Paenibacillus hexagrammi contains:
- a CDS encoding ATP-binding protein, which encodes MPKIPVTRDGKRGSETLLISSEDVVKIECIRNKEYIIHTLDEVFHYCSSPDAFEEWLYEDGFRLIDQSNLVNMNYITDYDSNKGIVYLGVPDKPLVKTASAARIHREHISNVMEMLRIANQEQDQGFPRDSDSDERLRDLISKSGDDQFHRSYAMIQAIYERTRAEKLLEQSEQRYKSLYENNPDAICSFDADGTFLSVNPATERITGYPAEELLHTTMKHRIVQQDVEHWELCFQKSLNGETQTYRISFIHKLGHPVTLSVINVPIIVNDQIAGVYAICKDISEEQRSEEMLIKSEKLSIVGQLAAGVAHEIRNPLTSLKGFVQLLQMKGNEFNHYYEIMLSELDRINFIVSEFLVIAKPQAVLFQPKDVKEVLNSTIALLNSQALLNNVEISSSMEDNLPPIHCDENQIKQVCINILNNSIDAMPGGGEIHVEALRQSEHEIAIIFKDFGVGIPEERLPRLGEPFYTTKEKGTGLGLMVSYRIIENHHGTMEIQSKINQGTTVKMILPVSKGSSPPLQ
- a CDS encoding tyrosine-protein phosphatase; translated protein: MIDIHNHILPELDDGSIDLEHSIHMARQAVEQGIRIVIATPHHQNGRYSNEAALIEQQVNLLQEGLDQREIPLHIYSGQEVRVYNNLIEDIELKKICTLNNSRYLLLEFPSNRIPSGIHELLYELQLMNLRPIIAHPERNREIADNPLKLLELVQLGALSQVTAHSIIGVFGKQIQALSIQLCKHHLAHFIASDAHNNHNRAFKLAVAYQQLQEKVGQDIVNSFQNHANSIIHDLPIENQSPVWTKPKWFQFWK
- a CDS encoding PrkA family serine protein kinase — its product is MDIFKRITEHRTEKDKLAWTGTFAEYIELMRQNPGLARTAHSRVYEMIASQGIDDESGQKSYKFFNQEMFGLDRAIEKLVEEYFHSAARRLDVRKRILLLMGPVSGGKSTIVTMLKRGLEQFSRTDRGAVYSIKGCPMHEEPLHLIPQELRPEIERELGVRIEGTLCPSCQMRLQTEYNGCIEDVLVERVFISEENRIGIGTFSPSDPKSQDIADLTGSIDFSTITEFGSESDPRAYRFDGELNKANRGIMEFQEMLKCDEKFLWNLLSLTQEGNFKAGRFALISADELIIAHTNETEYKAFIANKKNEALQSRMIVMPIPYNLRVSDEEKIYYKLIAQSDMSHIHIAPHSFRVAAIFSVLTRLKETKKQGVDLVKKMRMYDGEAVEGYKDADLKEMQNEFLEEGMSGIDPRYVINRISSALIRQDLQCINALDVLRALKDGLDQHPSITREERERYLNFISIARKEYDDIAKKEVQKAFVYSFEDSARTLFDNYLDNIEAYCNWGKIKDPLTGEEMDPDERLMRSIEEQIGISENAKKAFREEILIRISSYSRKGKKFDYSSHERLREAIEKKLFADLKDIVKITTSTKTPDEKQLKKINDVTKQLIDEHGYCPVCANELLRYVGSLLNR
- a CDS encoding sn-glycerol-1-phosphate dehydrogenase; amino-acid sequence: MSSRKEDSVLNAWLGRSFDCDCGKRHEVPIRHIVIERGAIEQVAEYLLQSGYRHVTLVADELTQRVAGERLRGLLEAAQLQVSASVIRENTLGEVAADEEAIVQVLLDTPISSQVLIAVGSGTVHDIVRFAAHRTKRPFLSVPTAPSVDGFASVGAPLIVRGFKQTIACSAPEAIFADLALLAEAPQAMIAAGLGDMLGKHTSLTDWRLGRLLLDEHYCELCARLTLEAVELCTAHINEIAQRTDLGMRKLMEGLLLSGLSMLLIGHSRPASGAEHHLSHYWEMVLLQQRRRALLHGAKVGVATLLMAQRYQALLSVTPGEAAERLANGAVPGRESDAQRIRLAYGDMAEQVIAENFPADGPVLDARGLKARIAEQWGDVLDIARAVPAPEQLRQWLSEVQGPVTADQLGVEPELVEASLRDALFVRARFTILRLQRLL